One window of the Candidatus Dependentiae bacterium genome contains the following:
- a CDS encoding RpiB/LacA/LacB family sugar-phosphate isomerase, which yields MKLAIGADHRGFAIKEYIKKHITEQSDDIVWLDVGAFNDERSDYPVFAKAVAQALVDGEVEGGVLLCGSGAGVAMGANRFKGIYAALVWNDDLAREAKEHDHANVLALPADYISGEQAVSMIRTWLGAQELNGRYQERVDMLDMLP from the coding sequence ATGAAGTTAGCAATAGGTGCCGATCATCGCGGTTTTGCGATCAAAGAATATATCAAAAAACACATAACAGAACAATCGGATGATATTGTCTGGCTCGATGTGGGTGCATTTAATGATGAACGTTCTGATTATCCTGTATTTGCTAAAGCGGTTGCTCAAGCACTTGTAGACGGTGAAGTTGAAGGGGGTGTGTTGCTTTGTGGTTCTGGTGCTGGTGTTGCCATGGGTGCCAATAGATTTAAAGGTATTTATGCAGCATTGGTATGGAATGATGACCTTGCACGTGAAGCAAAAGAACATGATCACGCAAATGTGCTTGCATTGCCTGCAGATTACATATCCGGTGAGCAAGCAGTGTCTATGATTCGTACGTGGCTAGGTGCTCAGGAACTCAATGGACGGTACCAAGAACGTGTGGATATGTTGGATATGCTACCATGA
- a CDS encoding AAA family ATPase, producing the protein MNIQLLMRDIERKKNVLAVSADTGTIIFMSTFTEAVINHVGNALLNSMAHFGAFDSEQLLNNKSQKISNLESLHPAIKANRTALKKLIKQANNVGLRWYNKAYRAVDNNIFSHTSKYHLSMLGGSLFGMYLWWLWSINKNKPNIITTGNLSWLIGPSPEYNPLSGGITNKDNLGLLGNLEYTISGFMRSALPLGSILATYSWENIKSLWEFQTRPWLTKNLSMLHYRLKGGAYHAKANKIGEIIEEVTFDDLVGLDHVKEYFTFLVEYLENPEAYARRKLTPQKGCLLAGPTRTGKSHCVKALNGEINKMLQRKQRSERFTFLELPAALINYQGIKWCMHVLKESAPCIVFIDEIDLLNLQRSGQNQMLSEFLTSLSGALDETDPHKQVIIIAATNKPESLDFALRQPGRFGKELRFEYPNYNERLEYLKRKLNKLSLNLQNFSVEKLARETDGKSYEGLQTLVDHSVLKARLRGQSVTQEHLEEALDQEVRRVMLTNMKNIPDHEQEILAAHFAGHALALHLLNPHTKLAKVTINPVMTTLKEELIGKQLLQGAFGKKTKDDEQARYEYGCVFTYHEQDTVNIMSKEEKIHMCKMHLAGHAAEKIIHGTCSYSCHHADKEKALTLATSLTFEGLDPESLPKHIAQQRYDQAFALLTQCEQEITKLLAQHKESLINIAHELKQVKTLDAQEIKEIVQDTESDIV; encoded by the coding sequence ATGAATATCCAACTGCTCATGCGGGATATAGAACGTAAAAAGAACGTCCTTGCCGTCAGTGCCGATACCGGCACCATAATCTTTATGAGCACCTTTACCGAGGCAGTCATAAATCATGTTGGCAACGCTCTTCTTAATAGTATGGCACACTTTGGTGCATTTGATAGTGAACAATTATTGAATAACAAATCACAAAAAATCAGTAACTTAGAATCTCTGCATCCGGCAATTAAAGCAAACCGTACTGCTCTCAAAAAATTAATCAAACAAGCAAATAATGTTGGATTACGTTGGTACAACAAGGCATATCGTGCAGTTGATAACAATATTTTCAGTCACACGAGTAAGTACCACCTGAGCATGCTTGGAGGAAGCTTATTTGGTATGTATTTGTGGTGGCTTTGGTCTATAAATAAAAACAAACCTAATATTATAACAACGGGTAATCTCAGCTGGCTCATAGGACCAAGTCCAGAATATAATCCATTATCAGGCGGCATCACCAACAAAGATAATCTTGGATTATTAGGCAACTTGGAATATACCATCAGTGGTTTTATGCGTAGCGCATTACCACTTGGCAGTATACTTGCAACATATAGCTGGGAAAACATCAAATCCTTGTGGGAATTCCAAACGCGTCCATGGCTCACCAAGAATCTCAGCATGCTACACTATCGGTTAAAAGGTGGTGCGTACCATGCTAAAGCAAATAAGATTGGTGAAATTATAGAAGAAGTTACGTTTGATGATCTTGTTGGGCTTGATCACGTCAAAGAATATTTCACCTTTTTAGTAGAATATCTAGAAAATCCAGAAGCTTATGCACGTCGTAAACTTACTCCCCAAAAAGGTTGTCTACTCGCTGGTCCAACGCGTACGGGCAAATCACACTGTGTTAAGGCACTCAATGGTGAGATTAATAAAATGCTCCAGCGTAAACAACGTTCTGAACGATTCACATTCCTTGAATTACCAGCAGCACTTATTAACTATCAAGGTATCAAGTGGTGTATGCATGTTCTCAAAGAAAGCGCACCGTGTATTGTATTTATCGATGAGATTGATTTACTTAACTTGCAGCGCAGCGGCCAAAACCAAATGTTGAGTGAATTTTTAACATCACTGAGCGGTGCACTTGATGAAACTGACCCACACAAACAGGTTATTATTATTGCAGCAACCAACAAACCGGAAAGTTTGGATTTTGCACTCAGACAACCGGGCCGATTTGGCAAAGAACTCCGCTTTGAGTATCCAAATTACAATGAGCGTCTTGAATACTTAAAACGAAAATTGAATAAGTTATCTCTTAACTTGCAAAACTTTAGTGTAGAAAAGCTTGCACGAGAAACTGATGGCAAATCATACGAAGGCCTACAAACACTTGTTGATCACTCAGTACTCAAAGCGCGTTTACGTGGTCAGTCAGTCACACAAGAACACTTGGAAGAAGCACTCGACCAAGAAGTACGCCGTGTCATGCTCACTAATATGAAAAATATCCCAGACCATGAGCAAGAAATTTTGGCCGCACATTTTGCAGGCCATGCACTCGCATTGCATCTGCTCAATCCTCATACCAAACTTGCCAAAGTAACTATTAACCCGGTCATGACCACACTCAAAGAAGAGTTAATTGGCAAACAGTTATTGCAAGGAGCTTTTGGGAAAAAAACCAAAGATGATGAACAAGCAAGGTATGAATATGGATGTGTATTTACCTATCATGAGCAAGACACAGTCAATATTATGAGCAAAGAAGAAAAAATACATATGTGCAAAATGCACCTTGCCGGTCATGCTGCTGAAAAAATTATACATGGCACTTGCAGCTACAGTTGCCACCATGCTGATAAAGAAAAAGCATTAACATTAGCAACATCATTAACATTTGAAGGATTAGATCCTGAAAGTTTACCAAAGCACATCGCACAACAAAGGTATGATCAAGCATTTGCACTACTGACACAATGCGAACAAGAGATAACCAAACTACTTGCACAACACAAAGAATCATTAATAAACATTGCACATGAATTGAAACAAGTTAAAACGCTTGATGCTCAGGAAATTAAAGAAATAGTACAAGATACGGAATCTGATATAGTTTAG
- a CDS encoding ABC transporter permease yields MNRLSLFLAWRYLWGSAYDSSIATMMRICFFSILIGSFALALVSAVMHGYEKVIHEKMQGIHAQVTIRAYGDQLHVPALEAIIKNKFTQVKALSPASIQYVLVQQEDGDHIPVVVMLKAIDPVQEAQVSTIAHKITPQQNIQPTLASLIHDEHVVIGNGLAQELGIMIGDPIQLLYAEHNQPKQRKVTMQVHNAYVSGTFKTGIDEFDNGLVLCSFDLMQQLFPDDGVTQLSLRLHPGINEQKTIQQLQDALKLEVYSWKDLYPALVSALKLEKYAMFLILALITLVASMNIIALLFMQITQKRPDIAIIRAMGAPAETITYIFLIIGMSIALTASACGIALAWCATLVLQHYPFIELPDAYYVSHLPAQMDWPLVLSVFGVVLSISFVATWLTARRTHTINIAQVLRFEG; encoded by the coding sequence ATGAATCGTCTTAGTTTATTTTTGGCATGGCGTTACCTATGGGGTAGCGCATATGATAGTTCTATCGCTACCATGATGCGCATCTGCTTTTTCAGCATTTTAATTGGCTCTTTTGCCCTCGCACTCGTAAGCGCTGTCATGCACGGGTATGAAAAAGTTATTCACGAAAAAATGCAAGGGATTCATGCACAAGTAACCATTCGTGCCTATGGTGATCAATTACATGTGCCCGCACTAGAAGCTATTATCAAGAACAAATTTACACAAGTAAAAGCATTAAGCCCTGCCAGCATTCAATATGTACTTGTACAACAAGAAGATGGTGATCACATACCAGTTGTTGTCATGCTCAAAGCTATTGACCCTGTGCAGGAAGCACAGGTAAGCACTATTGCACATAAAATCACACCGCAACAAAACATACAGCCCACCCTTGCTAGTTTGATACATGATGAACACGTGGTAATCGGCAATGGCTTAGCACAAGAACTTGGTATTATGATTGGTGATCCTATTCAATTATTGTATGCAGAACATAATCAACCTAAACAACGCAAAGTTACCATGCAAGTACATAATGCCTATGTCAGTGGCACATTCAAAACAGGCATTGATGAATTTGATAATGGCTTAGTGCTTTGCTCATTCGACTTGATGCAACAATTATTCCCTGATGATGGCGTAACGCAACTCAGCTTACGTTTACACCCAGGCATTAATGAGCAAAAAACCATACAACAATTACAAGATGCACTCAAGCTGGAAGTTTATTCATGGAAGGACTTGTATCCAGCTCTTGTATCTGCATTAAAATTAGAGAAATATGCCATGTTTTTAATTCTTGCACTCATTACACTGGTTGCTAGCATGAATATTATTGCCCTATTATTTATGCAGATCACACAAAAACGTCCGGATATTGCAATAATACGAGCAATGGGTGCACCAGCAGAAACAATAACCTATATATTCCTAATTATTGGCATGAGTATCGCGCTTACCGCATCTGCATGTGGCATTGCACTCGCATGGTGCGCAACTCTAGTGCTACAACATTATCCATTCATTGAATTACCTGATGCGTATTACGTCTCGCATCTACCAGCCCAAATGGATTGGCCACTGGTACTGAGTGTTTTTGGTGTTGTACTAAGTATAAGCTTTGTTGCCACCTGGTTAACTGCACGGCGCACACACACCATCAACATTGCACAAGTTCTTAGATTTGAAGGATAA
- a CDS encoding TlyA family RNA methyltransferase — protein sequence MAKEKKRLDHLVHELYPQYSKQQIQSWIMQGKVFVDGKKIDKPGTMLASDVTIVCHAEEPKFVSRAGFKLEKVLDHFGIDVTGLVALDAGLSTGGFTDCLLQRGIQKVYGVDVGYGQVHEKIRVDPRVVVMERINLRELPDLGDSIDLVTLDLSFISVLKVMDAVNKVIAPQGQLLVLIKPQFEARKEDVGRGGIIKDSKIHQEVVERVTQGIIAHGFNCIGVIESPILGGSGNKEFLAYFRKN from the coding sequence ATGGCAAAAGAAAAAAAGCGCCTTGATCACTTGGTGCATGAGCTCTATCCACAGTACAGTAAGCAACAAATACAAAGCTGGATTATGCAAGGTAAAGTATTTGTTGATGGTAAAAAAATTGATAAACCTGGTACTATGCTAGCATCTGATGTAACAATTGTATGTCATGCCGAAGAACCAAAGTTTGTTAGTCGTGCGGGTTTTAAGCTTGAAAAGGTGCTTGATCACTTTGGGATTGATGTGACTGGTTTGGTAGCACTTGATGCAGGATTGTCTACTGGTGGGTTTACTGATTGTTTGTTACAGCGTGGTATACAAAAGGTATATGGTGTTGATGTTGGGTATGGCCAAGTTCATGAAAAAATCAGAGTTGATCCACGTGTTGTAGTTATGGAACGTATTAATTTACGTGAATTGCCTGACCTTGGTGATTCGATTGATTTAGTGACACTCGATTTATCATTTATTTCTGTGCTTAAAGTTATGGATGCTGTTAATAAAGTTATTGCACCTCAGGGGCAATTGCTTGTGCTGATCAAACCGCAATTTGAAGCACGAAAAGAAGACGTTGGGCGTGGTGGTATTATTAAAGATAGTAAGATACATCAAGAGGTAGTTGAGCGTGTAACGCAAGGAATTATTGCACATGGGTTTAATTGTATTGGCGTGATAGAATCACCCATTCTTGGTGGATCAGGTAATAAAGAATTTCTTGCATATTTCAGAAAAAATTAA
- a CDS encoding FAD-dependent oxidoreductase has protein sequence MTSLLSVLLAMCIGSTTGMPAQKTFDFNIEHAIQKENIEPIVIIGSGPAALGAALYAARANIQPLVIEGNNPGGLLMQTTEVENWLGEKSIMGPDLMKKVRAHVEYFGVPFLADTVASVDLSQWPFKIVTEDGKTIHALSLIITTGASPRRLDVPGEDTYWGSGGVSSCAVCDAPFYKGKDVVVVGGGDSAVEEAIQLAKHVNKVTVLVRKGKMRAAASMQDRLKGYKNIEIMHNVQIQEILGNGNQLTHIKLLNHETDETVDMPIDGVFLAVGHDPNSWLFKSQLALDSHGNIIMRGRTQETSVKGVFAAGDIEDNLYRQAFIASGRGNAAALDAEKFLAEIGFNDAIVQQLQEKTKRTIESSKDQSSRVQQIKNMQTLKDVIKNNKIVFVDFFADYCPSCMQMLPVYDSVSKEFKEVTFIKVDTDEAAAIADEYKVFKIPTMLVFKDGKLVARHVSAMTRAELRDFVSKFIY, from the coding sequence ATGACAAGTCTATTAAGCGTATTACTTGCAATGTGTATCGGTAGTACTACCGGTATGCCAGCTCAAAAAACGTTCGATTTTAATATCGAACATGCTATTCAAAAAGAAAACATAGAGCCAATAGTTATTATAGGCTCAGGCCCAGCTGCTTTGGGTGCTGCTTTATATGCGGCACGTGCCAATATCCAACCGTTGGTTATTGAAGGTAATAATCCGGGTGGCCTATTGATGCAGACGACTGAAGTAGAAAACTGGCTGGGTGAAAAAAGTATTATGGGTCCGGATTTGATGAAAAAAGTTCGTGCACATGTTGAATATTTTGGGGTGCCATTTTTAGCTGATACCGTAGCATCGGTTGATTTGAGTCAATGGCCATTCAAAATTGTGACTGAAGATGGTAAAACAATACATGCATTATCATTAATTATTACTACGGGGGCAAGTCCTCGTAGACTTGATGTTCCGGGTGAAGATACTTATTGGGGATCAGGAGGAGTATCAAGTTGTGCAGTATGTGATGCACCGTTTTATAAAGGCAAGGATGTGGTAGTTGTAGGTGGTGGTGATTCTGCAGTAGAAGAGGCGATTCAACTTGCCAAACACGTCAATAAGGTCACTGTGCTTGTGCGCAAGGGTAAAATGCGCGCAGCAGCGAGTATGCAAGACCGTTTAAAAGGGTACAAAAATATTGAGATTATGCATAATGTACAAATACAGGAAATTTTGGGTAATGGAAATCAGTTGACTCATATCAAATTACTTAATCATGAAACAGATGAAACTGTGGATATGCCAATTGATGGGGTATTTCTGGCAGTAGGGCATGATCCTAATAGTTGGTTATTCAAAAGTCAATTGGCGTTAGATAGCCATGGCAATATTATCATGCGTGGCAGAACGCAAGAAACATCAGTCAAAGGTGTATTTGCTGCGGGTGATATAGAAGATAACCTTTATCGTCAGGCGTTTATTGCGTCAGGGCGTGGTAATGCAGCGGCACTTGATGCTGAAAAATTTTTGGCAGAAATAGGATTCAATGATGCAATTGTTCAACAGCTTCAAGAGAAAACTAAGCGTACAATAGAATCGTCAAAAGACCAGTCAAGTAGGGTTCAACAGATCAAAAACATGCAAACGCTCAAAGATGTGATCAAAAACAACAAGATTGTGTTTGTAGACTTTTTTGCTGATTACTGTCCGTCATGCATGCAAATGTTACCTGTCTATGACTCAGTATCAAAAGAGTTCAAAGAAGTAACCTTTATTAAGGTGGATACTGATGAAGCAGCAGCAATTGCGGATGAATACAAAGTATTTAAAATACCAACCATGCTAGTATTTAAAGATGGTAAGCTAGTTGCGCGCCATGTGAGTGCTATGACACGGGCTGAGTTGAGAGACTTTGTGAGTAAGTTTATATATTAA
- a CDS encoding C39 family peptidase: protein MNKINIITLICIVFFPIQAQDVHIDKQWAWVYRKAFGFQELTQSSEKKELLFAKKDIPSFSQLIFSWNAIRPTSGYFSFFVQARDARTKRWGKWHHMIDWGARIQKSYLTQSDGHTQYRHVRLEVERNKPTDAFRIKVGAKNGADLSLLKSVTVSLADYKKFKPESFDCAGLPSVHVRMVPKIAQFALDHPDAHRICSPTSCSMLTSFILGEQIDPVQFADRVFDQGLDIFGSWPFNVAHTFEHCVDKAYIFTRRLNSFAELYRQLKRGIPIVVSVRGELEGAPKVYENGHLLVVVGWDAKTRSVICHDPAHESPDDTLKKYSIKSFLPAWERSHRLVYWTEPLREA, encoded by the coding sequence ATGAACAAAATTAATATAATTACTCTTATATGCATAGTATTTTTTCCAATACAAGCGCAGGATGTGCATATTGATAAACAATGGGCATGGGTGTACCGTAAAGCATTTGGCTTTCAAGAGTTGACACAAAGTAGTGAGAAAAAAGAGCTATTATTTGCAAAGAAGGATATTCCATCATTTTCTCAATTAATTTTTTCTTGGAATGCAATACGACCTACTAGTGGATATTTTTCATTTTTTGTACAAGCACGCGATGCTCGTACCAAGCGATGGGGCAAGTGGCATCACATGATTGATTGGGGTGCACGCATACAAAAATCGTACCTTACACAATCGGATGGCCATACGCAATATAGGCATGTACGTTTGGAAGTAGAGCGTAATAAACCAACTGATGCATTTCGCATAAAAGTTGGTGCAAAAAATGGTGCAGATCTTTCATTACTTAAAAGTGTAACCGTATCTCTAGCTGATTATAAAAAATTTAAGCCAGAATCATTTGATTGTGCAGGGTTACCCTCAGTTCATGTGCGTATGGTGCCAAAAATAGCGCAATTTGCTTTGGATCACCCTGATGCGCATCGCATTTGCTCGCCAACATCTTGTTCTATGCTGACTAGTTTTATACTTGGTGAACAGATTGACCCGGTACAATTTGCAGATCGTGTTTTTGATCAAGGTCTGGATATTTTTGGTAGTTGGCCATTTAATGTGGCGCATACATTTGAGCATTGTGTTGACAAGGCGTATATTTTTACCCGTCGCTTGAATAGTTTTGCTGAGTTATATCGTCAGTTAAAGCGTGGCATTCCTATTGTAGTTAGTGTGCGTGGTGAATTAGAGGGAGCTCCCAAAGTATATGAGAATGGACATTTACTTGTCGTAGTGGGCTGGGATGCAAAGACTCGTTCGGTTATTTGTCATGATCCAGCGCATGAATCTCCTGATGATACCTTGAAAAAATATTCAATCAAGAGCTTTTTACCTGCATGGGAACGTTCGCATCGGCTAGTATATTGGACTGAGCCCCTACGTGAGGCATAG
- a CDS encoding N-acetylmuramoyl-L-alanine amidase — protein MINRLLFIVCSMSMITCVAAKHNQINKVFYHKGNEQSVHVELAKIALYFTHKPQVRVDNTQAMQGIQKLVFHFEDTYIDNQLLRKLIQNNAIGYNIQAQQNKKGVDITVSYKPSVVAISYDTFQSISMQPGLVIHFFNQAVLDTLNKVERPILQTTSLNVGKKKVVIDVGHGGTDTGTCCFGLKEKDVTLTIGKKLAQLLRKQGISVVMTRITDCTSQLDERTTLANATDAQLLVSIHANYASNEAVEGIETFCIQPYLLQPQQIFFDSANALLIQNIFLTRYNASHQLAQLVHKNVINTVSKQVPIHDRSIKYAVPQVLLGAHMPAILVEVGFLSNKKESMRLKNNMYTQQLAQGLCKGICDYLHG, from the coding sequence ATGATAAATAGATTATTATTTATTGTGTGTAGTATGAGTATGATAACTTGTGTTGCTGCAAAACACAATCAAATTAACAAAGTTTTTTATCACAAAGGGAATGAGCAAAGTGTACATGTTGAACTTGCCAAAATTGCGCTCTATTTTACGCACAAACCACAAGTAAGAGTGGATAATACGCAGGCAATGCAAGGGATACAAAAATTAGTTTTTCATTTTGAGGATACCTATATTGATAATCAGTTACTACGTAAACTGATTCAAAATAATGCTATTGGGTATAATATACAGGCTCAACAGAATAAAAAGGGTGTTGATATAACTGTGTCGTATAAACCATCTGTTGTAGCAATTTCGTATGATACATTCCAGTCAATTAGTATGCAGCCAGGTTTAGTGATTCATTTTTTTAACCAAGCAGTACTTGATACCCTCAATAAAGTTGAGCGCCCGATTTTGCAAACAACGTCGCTGAATGTAGGTAAAAAAAAAGTGGTTATAGATGTAGGGCATGGTGGAACGGATACGGGGACATGCTGCTTTGGGCTTAAAGAAAAAGACGTAACACTTACTATTGGTAAAAAATTAGCACAACTTTTACGCAAACAAGGTATCAGTGTGGTCATGACGCGCATTACTGATTGTACATCTCAGCTTGATGAACGCACGACCCTTGCCAATGCTACTGATGCTCAGTTACTTGTTTCTATTCATGCAAATTATGCGAGTAATGAGGCGGTAGAGGGTATTGAAACGTTTTGCATACAGCCGTATCTGCTACAGCCACAACAAATTTTTTTTGATTCAGCAAATGCATTACTGATACAAAATATTTTTTTAACTAGATATAATGCGAGCCATCAGCTAGCTCAATTAGTGCATAAAAATGTAATTAATACGGTCAGCAAGCAAGTTCCTATACATGATCGCTCGATCAAATATGCTGTACCACAAGTGTTGCTTGGTGCACATATGCCAGCAATTTTGGTAGAAGTCGGATTTTTATCAAATAAAAAAGAATCCATGCGATTGAAAAACAATATGTATACGCAGCAGTTGGCACAAGGGTTATGCAAAGGAATATGCGATTATTTACACGGATAA
- the dnaA gene encoding chromosomal replication initiator protein DnaA: MISNIWEQFLTIAREEAGSRVVETWFKAVTLARWDTIEKVVYLKAPNTFVQKWIQTNYMPLLHTHLGRLLHVTDLMVVFTEEQKDTKVSGASEDPQYRAAAVVQFDDDINMVPVEKKMTALVKSSLVNHCGNINRTYSFDTFVVGPSNSLSYAAAHAVTEKPGRLYNPLFIYGGSGLGKTHLLHAIGNEIKEKDKKAVILYQTADRFVNEFINAIRFNKIHKFQQKYQVVDVLLIDDIQFIANKEQTQEAFFHIFNVLYEAHKQIVFSSDVIPNNMSGIAERLRSRLAWGLVTDIHVPRLETKIAILKKKAELSNSILSDEVAHFIASRVTSNIRELEGALIRVMAFASLTNKAVTLELAQRVLAHAHAQVDQLVDFDRIITGMSKYYSFTLKDFRSKSRNKELAFARQVAMFLMKQLTDKSLRDIGNFLGGRNHATVMHALHKIEKHIQDNPDFAYKLKDIEAGIRA; this comes from the coding sequence GTGATATCAAATATTTGGGAACAATTTTTAACCATAGCACGAGAAGAAGCCGGAAGTCGTGTAGTGGAAACATGGTTTAAAGCGGTGACGTTGGCGCGGTGGGATACCATTGAAAAGGTGGTATATCTCAAGGCGCCGAATACATTTGTGCAAAAATGGATTCAAACAAATTATATGCCATTATTGCATACGCATTTAGGACGTTTGTTGCATGTCACTGATCTTATGGTTGTATTTACCGAAGAGCAAAAAGATACAAAGGTTTCGGGTGCTTCTGAAGACCCGCAGTACCGAGCTGCTGCCGTAGTACAATTTGATGATGATATTAATATGGTGCCTGTTGAAAAGAAAATGACTGCATTGGTCAAGTCTTCGCTTGTCAACCATTGTGGTAATATTAATCGTACTTATTCATTTGATACGTTTGTGGTTGGGCCAAGTAATTCATTGTCTTATGCAGCTGCACATGCTGTTACCGAAAAACCAGGGCGTTTATATAATCCATTATTTATTTATGGTGGATCAGGATTGGGCAAAACGCATTTGTTGCATGCCATTGGCAATGAAATTAAAGAAAAAGACAAGAAAGCGGTTATCTTGTATCAAACGGCAGATCGTTTTGTGAATGAATTTATTAATGCAATTCGCTTTAATAAAATACATAAATTTCAACAAAAGTATCAGGTAGTTGATGTATTGTTGATTGATGATATTCAATTTATTGCTAATAAAGAGCAAACGCAGGAAGCATTTTTTCATATTTTTAATGTGCTGTATGAAGCCCACAAACAGATTGTGTTTTCAAGTGATGTGATACCAAATAACATGTCTGGTATTGCAGAACGATTGCGCTCACGATTGGCTTGGGGCTTGGTGACCGATATTCATGTCCCGCGCTTAGAAACAAAAATAGCAATTCTCAAAAAGAAGGCAGAATTGAGTAATAGCATACTTTCTGATGAAGTTGCTCACTTTATTGCATCACGCGTGACATCTAATATTCGTGAATTAGAGGGCGCACTTATTCGGGTAATGGCATTTGCTTCATTGACCAATAAAGCAGTGACATTAGAGCTTGCACAACGTGTGCTTGCACATGCACATGCACAGGTTGACCAGTTGGTTGATTTTGATCGTATTATTACTGGTATGAGTAAGTATTACTCATTTACTTTAAAAGATTTTAGATCGAAAAGCAGGAATAAAGAATTAGCATTCGCGCGACAGGTTGCTATGTTTTTAATGAAACAACTTACCGATAAATCGTTACGTGATATTGGGAATTTTCTGGGTGGTAGAAATCATGCTACGGTGATGCATGCTTTGCATAAAATAGAGAAACATATACAGGATAACCCAGATTTTGCCTATAAATTAAAAGATATCGAAGCAGGAATTCGTGCGTAG
- the pgk gene encoding phosphoglycerate kinase, whose product MKSHLTNWNLDNKCILLRADLNVPLKNGAILDDTRLRALQPTLDYILSRGGSIVLATHIGRPKDNEPKLSTQHLLPWFKKHNYTINWQPNIDTVIKPAQGTITLLENLRFYPGEKNNDATFAQKLAQWGDLYVNDAFGTMHRNDASITRVPKLFDIHKRTVGFLVEKELKTLHQLRSNPQQPCVLLLGGSKASDKIPVIAGLLDKIQTLVLLPAIVFTFMRALNKPVGKSLVDEASIPNCKDILARAQQQNITIIMPVDFQVAQGTIDGPLSIVSADNFPDDAVGISIGPRTIARIQQVITPAKTIFFNGIPGFIDRKETLDGVRKLFDILAHAQGETIISGGDSIAAVTMFDLAERMDYLTTGGGATLTYLSGQSFPGLEVFKK is encoded by the coding sequence ATGAAGTCACATTTGACGAACTGGAACCTTGATAACAAATGTATATTACTCCGTGCTGATTTGAATGTACCATTAAAAAATGGCGCCATACTTGATGATACTCGCTTACGGGCACTACAACCCACTCTTGATTATATTTTAAGTAGAGGTGGCTCTATAGTTTTGGCCACGCATATTGGTCGACCAAAAGATAATGAACCAAAACTTTCAACGCAACACTTACTACCCTGGTTTAAAAAACATAATTATACAATCAACTGGCAACCCAATATAGACACCGTAATAAAACCAGCTCAAGGCACTATCACACTGCTTGAAAATCTCCGCTTTTATCCAGGCGAAAAAAATAATGATGCAACATTTGCACAAAAACTTGCACAATGGGGTGATTTGTATGTTAATGATGCATTTGGCACAATGCATCGAAATGATGCATCCATTACACGTGTTCCAAAATTGTTCGACATACATAAACGTACTGTTGGGTTTTTGGTTGAAAAAGAATTAAAAACACTTCATCAACTACGCAGTAACCCACAACAACCATGTGTATTACTTTTGGGCGGTAGCAAAGCTTCTGACAAAATACCGGTCATTGCAGGGCTGTTAGACAAAATACAAACATTAGTACTGTTACCCGCCATTGTATTTACTTTTATGCGCGCTCTCAACAAACCAGTTGGTAAATCATTAGTTGATGAAGCAAGCATACCAAACTGCAAAGACATTTTGGCGCGCGCACAGCAACAAAATATTACGATAATTATGCCTGTTGATTTTCAAGTAGCACAAGGCACTATTGATGGACCATTATCAATTGTATCAGCTGACAATTTTCCCGATGACGCTGTTGGTATTTCTATTGGGCCACGCACTATTGCCCGCATACAACAAGTTATTACACCAGCAAAAACTATTTTCTTTAATGGAATACCTGGATTTATAGATAGAAAAGAAACACTAGATGGTGTGCGTAAACTATTTGACATACTCGCACATGCACAAGGAGAAACGATTATCAGTGGTGGCGACTCAATCGCAGCTGTTACCATGTTTGACCTTGCTGAAAGAATGGATTACCTTACCACCGGTGGTGGCGCTACACTCACCTATCTGAGTGGTCAATCGTTTCCTGGATTGGAAGTCTTTAAAAAATAG